One genomic window of Desulfovibrio psychrotolerans includes the following:
- a CDS encoding UvrD-helicase domain-containing protein: protein MSATLQQIQASAGSGKTYTLTRQFLTLLKNAAEESRSPACTLSRAPGDPHCWPEILAVTFTNKAATEMRERIVRSLKERALDTEPHNAASDWSSESAQRWVHILLRRLSSLNVRTIDSLLNMLVRLSALELGLPPDFEPVFDRRDLYDPLYDRLLEAASAGGPEHGLIAEACRTLLLHTEKEGFVPGESIRDRLYELTETRLADTASQQEDAPPFMDAETLRGWLVNLHTDYTAAATAVTRLMRDEGLEPQANFSKFLSACAESGPFRKPKSSAYAAKNHVDECLLKASRDKASPDLQKAYADLVQCHADLEGPGQLLRKALEITPFAQLAESLALLVEEAQREQGKVPASLWPRYAERILTGGAGASEAFCRMGTRLTHLLIDEFQDTSVPQWNAIRPLAQECLSKAGSLVYVGDVKQAIYGWRGGDSALFESVLQDPEIRAVVPAPKRVNLPNNWRSCKEIVQFNNAVFSRLAEPDTALAFAEQVLSGASDRVIRLAADDILHSFDHCVQSVPEHKAESGGLVRLYDVSGEKTENLHEQMQQHMIRLFTEDLLLRRRPGDIAVLVRKNSEAALVTEWLVTQNIPVITENSLSLAAHPVIRQIVSLLHFLDYPLNDLAFWECLSGGPLLSGGPRADISGHYPGQYSGQSSGPVPPPYLAGAPCLPAHRLDDWLAAPRKGSLFAAFREAHPTQWRAWFAPFYSQAGLMSAYDTVREAFGRFRVLERFPQDAIFLRRFLEVVFAADERGLRSLSDFLEYWTESGGEEKVPMPENVNAVRVMTMHKSKGLEFPVVVVPFHHHILTRSTTPETVTVQGRTLLVPRCKELGDAYYLAVAAEAREQLNLLYVAWTRPVEELHAFITSTPFHEPRSPMLCALRLLLDTFGMGNTRDEREKEVSFGTPPQATFAPAPSGLPQEPHPSDAASHVPTDHIPDCHIPAGQAALPEQYEEGSPDWKPMQWLPRLKIFRNPLEEITFDERRRGTLAHACLERLRLTGTAKGENLALDVARAIRYGMRAHPLPIPDRAAVEKDLEDMLRWVASLPEYPAWQRHGTPECAIMDARGGLHRTDLLVDNGHTLTVVEYKTGQPSPAHRQQATRYVNLLAAVPAYADRQLQSVIVYLDLRETVVTRHPHSSSAIA, encoded by the coding sequence ATGTCCGCCACGCTGCAACAGATACAAGCCTCTGCCGGGTCAGGAAAAACATACACCCTGACCCGGCAGTTTCTTACGCTGCTCAAAAACGCCGCAGAAGAATCCCGCAGCCCCGCCTGCACCCTATCCCGCGCCCCCGGCGACCCTCACTGCTGGCCGGAAATCCTCGCCGTCACCTTCACCAACAAGGCCGCCACAGAAATGCGCGAACGCATCGTGCGGTCGCTCAAGGAACGTGCGCTGGATACAGAACCCCACAACGCCGCATCGGACTGGAGCAGCGAATCCGCACAACGCTGGGTGCATATCCTGCTACGCCGCCTTTCCTCACTGAACGTACGCACCATAGACAGCCTGCTGAACATGCTGGTGCGTCTCTCGGCACTGGAACTGGGACTCCCCCCGGACTTTGAACCCGTTTTCGACAGGCGCGACCTGTACGACCCGCTCTATGACCGCCTGCTGGAAGCCGCCAGCGCGGGCGGACCGGAACACGGCCTCATTGCGGAAGCATGCCGCACCCTGCTCCTGCATACGGAAAAGGAAGGCTTCGTCCCCGGCGAGAGCATCCGCGACAGACTCTACGAGCTTACAGAAACACGTCTTGCAGACACTGCCAGTCAGCAGGAAGACGCCCCCCCCTTCATGGATGCGGAAACCCTGCGCGGCTGGCTGGTCAACCTCCATACGGACTACACCGCCGCTGCCACCGCCGTTACCCGCCTCATGCGGGACGAAGGGCTGGAGCCACAGGCAAATTTCAGCAAATTCCTGTCCGCGTGCGCCGAATCCGGCCCGTTCCGCAAGCCAAAATCCTCCGCCTATGCCGCCAAGAACCATGTGGACGAATGCCTGCTCAAAGCCTCGCGTGACAAGGCATCCCCGGATCTGCAAAAGGCCTACGCCGATCTGGTACAATGCCATGCCGATCTGGAAGGTCCGGGACAGTTGCTGCGCAAGGCTCTGGAAATAACCCCCTTCGCGCAACTGGCGGAATCACTGGCCCTGCTGGTGGAAGAAGCGCAGCGCGAGCAGGGCAAAGTACCCGCCTCCCTCTGGCCGCGCTACGCGGAACGCATTCTCACCGGCGGCGCAGGTGCCTCAGAGGCCTTCTGCCGCATGGGCACCCGCCTCACCCACCTGCTCATAGACGAATTTCAGGACACCTCCGTCCCTCAGTGGAACGCCATCCGCCCTCTGGCGCAGGAATGCCTTTCCAAGGCAGGCTCCCTCGTCTACGTGGGCGATGTGAAACAGGCCATCTACGGCTGGCGCGGCGGCGATTCCGCCCTGTTCGAATCTGTCCTTCAGGACCCGGAAATCCGCGCCGTGGTCCCGGCGCCCAAGCGCGTCAACCTGCCCAATAACTGGCGTAGCTGCAAAGAAATCGTGCAGTTCAACAATGCCGTGTTCAGCCGCCTGGCTGAACCGGACACCGCGCTCGCCTTTGCGGAACAGGTCCTCTCCGGCGCATCGGACCGTGTCATACGGCTGGCCGCAGACGACATCCTGCACAGTTTCGACCACTGCGTCCAAAGCGTCCCGGAGCACAAAGCCGAAAGCGGCGGGCTGGTCCGCCTGTACGATGTTTCCGGCGAAAAAACGGAAAACCTGCACGAACAGATGCAGCAGCACATGATACGCCTGTTCACAGAAGACCTCCTTCTCCGCAGGCGTCCCGGCGACATAGCCGTGCTGGTACGCAAGAATTCGGAAGCCGCCCTCGTCACCGAATGGCTGGTCACCCAGAACATTCCGGTCATCACGGAAAACAGCCTCTCTCTCGCTGCCCACCCGGTTATCCGGCAGATTGTGTCCCTGCTGCATTTTCTGGACTACCCCCTCAATGACCTCGCCTTCTGGGAATGCCTGAGCGGGGGCCCCCTGCTGTCCGGCGGCCCGCGCGCCGACATTTCCGGGCATTATCCCGGCCAATATTCTGGTCAATCCTCAGGCCCCGTCCCGCCTCCGTATCTGGCAGGCGCTCCCTGCCTGCCTGCCCATCGGCTGGACGACTGGCTGGCAGCCCCGCGAAAGGGCAGCCTCTTCGCCGCCTTCCGTGAGGCGCACCCCACCCAATGGCGGGCGTGGTTTGCTCCGTTCTACTCGCAGGCAGGCCTTATGAGCGCTTACGATACCGTGCGCGAGGCATTCGGACGTTTCCGGGTGCTGGAACGCTTCCCGCAGGACGCCATTTTCCTGCGCCGTTTTCTGGAGGTAGTCTTCGCCGCAGATGAGCGTGGTCTGCGCTCCCTTTCCGATTTCCTCGAATACTGGACAGAAAGCGGCGGGGAAGAAAAAGTGCCCATGCCGGAAAACGTAAACGCCGTCCGGGTCATGACCATGCACAAGTCCAAGGGGCTGGAATTCCCGGTGGTGGTCGTCCCCTTCCACCATCACATCCTCACCCGGAGCACCACCCCGGAAACGGTAACGGTTCAGGGCCGCACCCTGCTGGTTCCCCGCTGCAAGGAGCTGGGAGACGCCTATTACCTCGCCGTTGCCGCAGAAGCACGGGAACAGCTCAACCTGCTGTATGTGGCGTGGACACGCCCGGTGGAGGAACTGCACGCCTTCATCACCTCCACCCCCTTTCACGAACCGCGCTCCCCCATGCTCTGCGCCCTGCGCCTGCTGCTGGATACCTTCGGCATGGGCAATACCCGTGATGAACGGGAAAAAGAGGTCTCTTTCGGCACTCCGCCGCAGGCAACGTTTGCCCCCGCCCCTTCCGGCCTCCCGCAAGAACCGCATCCATCAGACGCAGCCAGCCATGTGCCGACCGATCATATACCGGACTGTCACATCCCTGCCGGACAGGCTGCGCTGCCCGAACAGTATGAAGAAGGCAGCCCGGACTGGAAGCCCATGCAGTGGCTGCCGCGCCTGAAAATTTTCCGCAACCCGCTGGAAGAGATAACCTTTGATGAACGACGTCGCGGCACCCTCGCCCACGCCTGTCTGGAACGGCTGCGGCTCACAGGGACGGCAAAAGGCGAAAACCTCGCACTGGACGTGGCGCGTGCCATACGATACGGCATGCGCGCCCACCCCCTGCCCATACCAGACAGGGCAGCCGTGGAAAAAGATCTGGAAGACATGCTGCGGTGGGTTGCCTCACTTCCGGAATATCCCGCATGGCAGCGGCACGGCACACCGGAATGTGCCATCATGGACGCCCGGGGCGGGCTGCACAGAACAGACCTGCTCGTGGATAACGGGCACACCCTCACCGTGGTGGAATATAAAACCGGGCAGCCGTCTCCCGCCCACCGGCAGCAGGCAACGCGCTACGTGAACCTTCTCGCGGCTGTCCCCGCCTACGCGGACAGGCAGTTGCAGAGCGTCATCGTCTATCTGGACCTGCGCGAAACCGTTGTTACCCGGCACCCGCACTCCAGCTCCGCCATTGCGTAA
- a CDS encoding hydantoinase/oxoprolinase family protein, with translation MRIGIDVGGTHTDAVVIEKGRVVASAKVSTDHHNLLLSVRGALEAVLAGVDPKEVSRLNLSTTLSTNAIVEGKTEDVGVLVSAGPGVNPDDYQVGRFYYTVSGSVDHRGKEIAPPDPEEIGALVRDCCDTGLKVYAVVGKFSTRNPAHETLLAEELMACADFVSQGHRLSGQLNFPRRIATAYYNSAVWRVYNRFADAVEQCVREYGVYAPVHILKADGGTMPLAISREHPVESILSGPAASVMGIIALCDIRQDSIILDIGGTTTDIAIFASGSPVIENDGIEVGSYPTLVRALRTRSIGVGGDSRLHVQAGAVRVGPERLGPCMACGGAQPTLIDALIYKGLAEFGDVQASKEGIRRLAALWDMFPDTLADEAIQTAVSSISRAVDELLDEVNSRPVYTIMELIEGGTLAPAHVYVMGGPAKAFQGLLAKAMHRRVDVPPQHAIANAIGAALTRTTFELELFADTEKGVRFIPTLGLRDTVTRQYVLKDAQQDAVTMLLEHLGEQGVTLKADAVDILEANSFNMVGDYGTVGRNIRVKCQIRPGVTEAFVHE, from the coding sequence GTGCGTATAGGCATTGACGTGGGCGGAACCCACACGGATGCGGTTGTCATTGAAAAGGGCAGGGTGGTCGCTTCTGCCAAGGTTTCCACAGACCATCACAATCTGCTGCTCTCTGTACGCGGGGCGCTGGAGGCCGTGCTTGCCGGGGTGGACCCCAAGGAAGTGAGCCGGCTCAATCTTTCCACCACGCTGTCTACCAATGCCATTGTGGAAGGCAAGACCGAGGATGTGGGGGTGCTTGTCTCTGCCGGACCGGGGGTGAATCCCGATGATTATCAGGTGGGGCGCTTCTACTACACGGTGAGCGGCTCGGTGGACCATCGCGGCAAGGAGATTGCTCCCCCGGACCCGGAGGAGATAGGCGCGCTGGTGCGCGACTGCTGCGATACCGGACTGAAGGTTTACGCCGTGGTGGGGAAGTTTTCCACACGCAATCCGGCCCATGAGACGCTGCTGGCGGAGGAGTTGATGGCCTGCGCGGATTTTGTCTCGCAGGGGCATCGGCTTTCCGGCCAGCTCAATTTTCCCCGGCGCATCGCCACTGCCTACTACAATTCCGCCGTATGGCGCGTGTACAACCGATTTGCGGACGCGGTGGAACAGTGCGTGCGCGAGTACGGCGTGTATGCGCCGGTGCATATCCTGAAGGCGGACGGCGGCACCATGCCTCTTGCCATCTCTCGCGAGCACCCTGTGGAATCGATTCTCTCCGGCCCGGCAGCCAGCGTTATGGGAATTATCGCCCTGTGCGACATACGGCAGGATTCCATTATTCTGGATATAGGGGGCACCACCACGGATATTGCCATTTTTGCCTCCGGTTCGCCGGTGATAGAGAATGACGGCATTGAGGTGGGCAGCTATCCCACGTTGGTGCGGGCTTTGCGTACCCGGTCTATAGGCGTGGGCGGAGATTCCCGTCTGCACGTACAGGCCGGTGCGGTGCGGGTGGGGCCTGAGCGGCTGGGGCCGTGCATGGCCTGCGGGGGTGCGCAGCCCACACTCATTGATGCGCTGATATACAAGGGGCTTGCGGAATTTGGGGATGTGCAGGCCAGCAAGGAGGGCATACGCCGCCTTGCGGCCCTGTGGGATATGTTTCCGGATACGCTGGCGGATGAGGCCATTCAGACGGCTGTTTCCAGCATTTCGCGCGCGGTGGATGAGTTGCTGGATGAGGTGAATTCGCGCCCCGTGTACACCATTATGGAGCTTATTGAAGGCGGCACGCTTGCCCCGGCCCATGTGTATGTGATGGGCGGACCCGCGAAGGCGTTTCAGGGGCTGCTCGCAAAAGCCATGCACCGCAGGGTGGACGTGCCGCCGCAGCACGCCATTGCCAATGCCATAGGCGCGGCATTGACGCGGACCACCTTTGAACTGGAATTGTTTGCGGACACGGAGAAGGGGGTACGGTTTATCCCCACGCTGGGGCTGCGGGATACCGTGACCCGCCAGTATGTGCTCAAGGATGCGCAGCAGGATGCCGTGACGATGCTGCTGGAGCATCTGGGCGAACAGGGGGTGACCCTGAAGGCGGATGCCGTGGATATTCTGGAGGCCAACAGCTTCAATATGGTGGGCGACTACGGCACTGTGGGAAGGAATATCCGCGTGAAATGTCAGATACGACCGGGTGTGACAGAGGCATTTGTTCATGAATGA
- the pdxA gene encoding 4-hydroxythreonine-4-phosphate dehydrogenase PdxA: MRPLLVTLGDPNGLGPELACRLLGMGGSGSLPLVPLILVGPEAALRMHAERLGTGIFWTRIADPARVTGDEPGVFLYEPPALEGLPLHMGTATPHGGRGAGVSLEAACRLIRDGVAEGVVTLPLHKAMLQEAGFDFPGHTEFLARFAGLRDDEVCMHLCGPKLRVSLVTAHPPLREVPDLITRERVKLCIALTVGFVRRLGLGGPVAVCGLNPHAGESGRIGREEVEIIGPAVEDARKRGLAVEGPLPADTVFFRAAKGEFAAVLAMYHDQGLGPLKLMHFSRAVNVTLGLPFVRTSVDHGTGFDITGRDVAETGSFEEALKLAAMMTGWLG, translated from the coding sequence ATGCGTCCCCTGCTTGTTACCCTGGGTGATCCCAACGGCCTTGGGCCGGAACTGGCCTGCCGTCTGCTCGGTATGGGCGGAAGCGGATCGCTCCCTCTTGTGCCGCTTATTTTGGTTGGTCCCGAGGCCGCGCTCCGCATGCATGCGGAGCGGCTGGGCACGGGCATATTCTGGACCCGCATTGCTGATCCTGCCAGAGTTACGGGGGATGAACCCGGCGTTTTTCTGTATGAGCCGCCCGCGCTGGAAGGACTGCCCCTGCATATGGGCACGGCGACGCCGCATGGCGGGAGAGGGGCCGGTGTTTCACTGGAGGCCGCGTGCAGGCTTATCCGGGACGGTGTGGCCGAGGGAGTGGTGACGCTGCCGCTGCACAAGGCCATGTTGCAGGAGGCGGGGTTTGATTTTCCCGGTCACACGGAGTTTCTGGCGCGTTTTGCCGGACTGCGCGACGACGAGGTGTGCATGCACCTGTGCGGACCCAAGCTGCGCGTGAGTCTGGTAACGGCGCATCCGCCCCTGCGGGAGGTGCCGGACCTGATAACGCGGGAGAGGGTAAAGCTGTGCATAGCCCTGACTGTGGGGTTTGTGCGGCGGCTGGGGCTGGGAGGGCCGGTGGCCGTGTGCGGTCTGAATCCTCATGCGGGCGAATCGGGCCGTATAGGCCGGGAAGAGGTGGAAATTATCGGGCCTGCCGTGGAGGATGCCCGCAAGCGGGGTCTGGCCGTTGAGGGGCCGCTGCCTGCGGATACGGTGTTTTTCCGTGCCGCTAAGGGCGAGTTTGCCGCCGTGCTGGCCATGTATCATGATCAGGGACTCGGACCGCTGAAGCTTATGCATTTTTCGCGTGCCGTGAACGTGACGCTGGGGCTGCCCTTTGTGCGCACCTCTGTGGACCACGGCACGGGGTTTGACATTACGGGCAGGGATGTTGCCGAAACGGGCAGCTTTGAGGAAGCCCTGAAGCTCGCCGCCATGATGACCGGATGGCTGGGATGA
- a CDS encoding ATP-dependent 6-phosphofructokinase has translation MAKRKVNTADISIDTAIPTLGTPKIPSPISHCRFEDDVNGVNMFLDKEFLEELGDAPPIPIRFESAGPRRHLFFDTSKTKCAIVTCGGLCPGINDVIRAIVMEAFHNYRVAGVMGIRYGLEGFIPQYGHEIVNLTPDSVSDIHQFGGTVLGSSRGPQNPEDIVDALERMNVNCLFMIGGDGTMKAVQSIVTEITKRNLKIAVIGIPKTIDNDISFVPQSFGFETAVDKATEAIRCAHTEAQGAMNGIGLVKLMGRESGFIAAHSTFSIKEVNFVLIPETPFELDGPGGLLEALAERLKHRKHAVIVVAEGAGQHLMSTSKETDASGNPVLGDFTSLLRERIKQHMDSIGMAYSLKYIDPSYIIRSVPANANDRIYCGFLGQSAVHAAMAGKTSMVVGKIMDRYVHLPLHLVTRKRHKVNIHSVYWRAVVESTGQSALKGMVPASYCD, from the coding sequence ATGGCCAAACGCAAGGTGAACACCGCAGATATATCCATAGATACCGCCATCCCCACGCTGGGCACCCCCAAAATCCCGTCCCCCATTTCCCACTGCCGGTTCGAGGATGACGTCAATGGCGTGAACATGTTTCTGGATAAGGAATTTCTGGAAGAACTGGGCGATGCCCCGCCCATTCCCATCCGTTTCGAAAGCGCAGGCCCCCGCCGCCACCTCTTTTTCGACACCTCCAAGACCAAATGCGCCATCGTCACCTGCGGCGGGCTGTGCCCCGGCATAAACGATGTCATCCGCGCCATCGTCATGGAAGCCTTCCACAACTACCGCGTGGCGGGCGTCATGGGCATCCGGTACGGGCTTGAAGGGTTCATCCCCCAATACGGGCACGAGATCGTGAACCTCACACCGGATTCGGTGTCAGACATCCACCAGTTCGGCGGCACCGTGCTCGGCTCCTCCCGCGGCCCCCAGAACCCGGAAGACATTGTGGACGCGCTGGAACGCATGAACGTGAACTGCCTGTTCATGATCGGCGGCGACGGCACCATGAAGGCCGTCCAGTCCATCGTCACAGAGATAACCAAGCGCAACCTCAAGATCGCCGTCATCGGCATCCCCAAGACCATTGATAACGATATCAGCTTCGTCCCGCAGTCTTTCGGCTTCGAAACTGCCGTGGACAAAGCCACGGAGGCCATACGGTGCGCCCATACCGAGGCGCAGGGAGCCATGAACGGCATCGGTCTGGTCAAACTCATGGGCCGCGAATCGGGCTTCATCGCCGCGCACTCCACCTTCTCCATCAAAGAGGTGAACTTCGTGCTCATCCCCGAAACGCCCTTCGAACTGGACGGCCCGGGCGGCCTGCTGGAAGCCCTGGCGGAACGGCTCAAACACCGCAAGCACGCCGTCATCGTCGTGGCAGAAGGCGCGGGCCAGCACCTCATGTCCACCAGCAAGGAAACAGATGCCTCCGGCAACCCCGTGCTGGGCGACTTCACCTCCCTGCTACGCGAGCGGATCAAACAGCATATGGACTCCATAGGCATGGCTTACTCCCTCAAATACATAGACCCCAGCTACATCATCCGCTCCGTGCCCGCCAACGCCAACGACCGCATCTACTGCGGCTTCCTCGGTCAAAGCGCGGTGCATGCGGCCATGGCGGGCAAAACCTCCATGGTGGTGGGCAAAATCATGGACCGCTACGTGCACCTGCCGCTGCATCTGGTCACCCGCAAACGGCATAAGGTAAACATCCACTCCGTCTACTGGCGCGCCGTGGTCGAATCCACGGGCCAGTCCGCCCTCAAGGGCATGGTGCCCGCCAGCTACTGCGACTGA
- a CDS encoding PD-(D/E)XK nuclease family protein yields MRQNSPFIIIPWENDFLTALAGLVLEQTQGNPGNACIIMPHSRPGRYFSRTLLHMQTLPKPFVLPQMLTVNDLFRTLRAEMEGMPPEPLELLDRVGLLLDCVQQACPSGAGAETALPLPVQDANRFFPWGMRLASLLEDFHKQNLVPEDIAHMHGQVADFAADLLASLGRIHAAYTQRLDAGGWTTPGYDAFRVVRRLPQSGEQDHFACLRERRIFIAGFYGLTGVEEALFRHLWQHCGARIVLHTDARLAHDAAQEEGEAHWACREHARWATRWGARMETAQPAHPRQRSVIFHEGFDLHSQLDVLQRTLREQGTAEPSDVAEPIQSALSAKSGELPGLPELAEPAELELPPQPSQPTQTDGDAPQETQGTAVVLPDTGLLMPVLHHLPRRDVNISMGYPLGRSTLFRLLETVMRLQETARNGQYYWKELIRLLRHPYLKMLSLQGERPLGLMLHNMETAIRTGRRHTDPRTQHPDTDPHSAVPEADARALLHAVLDLTVTRWETLTTPADMADTLADLCSLLLAHGGDLWDRFPLDAESIFRLMRRVIPMLRECSLAHQPFPRDVLFTILRETIRLERVPFEADPLTGVQVLGMLETRLLRFDSLHILDATEDKLPGAPAHDPLLPDSLRAMLGLPDTRHREQVAAHNFHRLIHGANHVHIYYQAGVDRSGLFEEKKARSRFVEEMLWQEERARGALLKPGTPPLHAVTYPMPSPRHEDRPVLRSPAIAARLDEYLRRPLSPSALDTYLTCPVRFFHERLCGLSAIDQVNEGDDMAGIGELLHTVLETFFTPLTGRPVTFTEDDAERLKALFVRELYQSPIRDTLPYDSFIMLEEAGKIRLERFLKNQPATTVLALEQRMQAAVSVNGNTRFLAGRMDRVDSRDGNIIILDYKTGKVHRPHLAVWDDEDLWKRLRNWQGADDDTLERLAQAMPSVQLPAYLHVYSRTGMSGTSLPGIDQSGITQSGNVSSGIQTGSGDPVHDAGWVELRNEGKELFLLGTQMDDDTRETIIHTRIPQLMEFLFRHMEQAPVYRPIRGKHCQWCACANCCSV; encoded by the coding sequence ATGCGCCAGAACAGCCCTTTCATCATCATACCTTGGGAAAACGACTTCCTCACTGCCCTTGCCGGTCTGGTCCTTGAACAGACGCAGGGCAATCCCGGCAATGCCTGCATCATCATGCCGCACAGCCGCCCCGGCCGTTATTTCTCCCGCACCCTGCTGCATATGCAAACCCTGCCAAAGCCCTTCGTGCTGCCGCAGATGCTCACCGTGAACGATCTGTTCCGCACCCTGCGGGCAGAGATGGAAGGCATGCCCCCGGAACCGCTGGAACTGCTGGACCGCGTAGGTCTGCTGCTCGACTGCGTGCAGCAGGCGTGCCCCTCAGGTGCCGGCGCAGAAACCGCCCTTCCCCTGCCCGTGCAGGACGCCAACCGCTTCTTCCCGTGGGGTATGCGCCTTGCCAGCCTGCTGGAAGATTTCCATAAACAAAATCTGGTACCGGAAGATATCGCCCACATGCACGGGCAGGTTGCGGATTTTGCGGCAGACCTGCTTGCCTCGCTGGGACGCATCCACGCCGCCTACACGCAGCGGCTGGATGCAGGCGGCTGGACCACGCCGGGCTATGATGCCTTCCGGGTAGTGCGCCGCCTGCCCCAGTCCGGAGAACAGGACCACTTTGCCTGTCTGCGCGAAAGACGCATCTTCATTGCCGGATTCTACGGTCTCACCGGAGTGGAAGAAGCCCTTTTCCGCCACCTGTGGCAGCACTGCGGCGCGCGCATCGTCCTGCATACGGATGCACGCCTTGCCCATGATGCCGCACAGGAAGAGGGCGAAGCGCACTGGGCATGCCGGGAGCACGCCCGCTGGGCGACACGCTGGGGCGCACGCATGGAGACAGCGCAACCCGCTCACCCCCGGCAGCGTTCCGTCATTTTTCATGAAGGGTTTGACCTGCACTCGCAACTGGATGTGCTGCAACGCACGCTCAGAGAGCAGGGCACGGCAGAACCGTCAGATGTTGCTGAACCTATACAGTCGGCACTGTCGGCTAAGTCGGGGGAACTACCTGGATTGCCGGAATTGGCAGAACCGGCAGAATTGGAGTTACCGCCCCAGCCGTCCCAGCCGACCCAAACAGACGGGGACGCACCGCAGGAAACTCAGGGCACAGCCGTGGTCCTGCCGGATACCGGCCTGCTCATGCCCGTGCTGCATCACCTCCCCCGCCGCGACGTAAACATCTCCATGGGCTATCCGCTGGGCCGTTCCACCCTGTTCCGCCTGCTGGAAACCGTCATGCGCCTGCAGGAAACCGCCCGTAACGGACAGTATTACTGGAAGGAACTCATACGCCTGCTCCGGCATCCGTATCTCAAGATGCTCTCCCTGCAGGGAGAACGCCCCCTCGGGCTCATGCTGCACAATATGGAAACCGCCATCCGCACCGGCAGACGCCATACCGACCCGCGCACCCAGCACCCGGACACGGACCCCCACTCAGCTGTGCCGGAAGCAGATGCCCGCGCCCTGCTGCACGCCGTGCTCGACCTCACCGTCACCCGCTGGGAAACCCTGACCACCCCGGCGGACATGGCAGATACGCTGGCCGACCTGTGCTCCCTGCTGCTTGCCCACGGCGGCGACCTGTGGGACCGCTTCCCGCTGGACGCAGAATCCATCTTCCGGCTCATGCGCCGGGTCATTCCCATGCTGCGCGAATGCTCGCTGGCGCACCAGCCCTTCCCGCGCGACGTGCTGTTCACCATCCTGCGCGAAACCATCCGGCTGGAGCGCGTCCCCTTCGAGGCAGACCCGCTCACCGGCGTGCAGGTGCTCGGCATGCTGGAAACGCGCCTGCTGCGCTTCGACAGCCTGCACATTCTGGACGCCACGGAAGACAAACTCCCCGGTGCCCCCGCCCATGACCCGCTCCTGCCGGACTCTCTGCGCGCCATGCTCGGCCTGCCGGATACACGCCACCGCGAACAGGTGGCCGCCCACAACTTCCATCGCCTCATCCATGGCGCAAACCATGTCCACATCTACTATCAGGCGGGTGTGGACCGTTCCGGCCTGTTTGAAGAAAAAAAGGCCCGTTCCCGTTTCGTGGAGGAAATGCTCTGGCAGGAAGAACGGGCGCGCGGCGCATTGCTCAAACCCGGCACCCCCCCGCTCCACGCCGTCACCTATCCCATGCCCTCCCCCCGGCATGAAGACCGCCCCGTGCTGCGCAGCCCCGCCATCGCCGCACGGCTGGATGAATACCTGCGCCGCCCGCTCTCCCCTTCGGCACTGGATACCTACCTCACCTGCCCTGTCCGCTTCTTCCATGAACGCCTCTGCGGCCTCTCCGCCATTGATCAGGTAAACGAAGGCGACGACATGGCAGGCATAGGCGAACTGCTGCACACGGTACTGGAAACCTTCTTCACCCCGCTTACGGGCAGGCCCGTCACCTTCACGGAGGATGATGCAGAGCGCCTTAAAGCCCTCTTTGTCCGTGAACTCTACCAGAGCCCCATCCGCGACACCCTGCCCTACGATTCCTTCATCATGCTGGAAGAGGCAGGCAAAATCCGGCTGGAACGGTTCCTGAAAAACCAGCCCGCCACCACCGTCCTTGCGCTGGAACAGCGTATGCAGGCTGCTGTTTCCGTGAACGGAAATACCCGCTTCCTCGCCGGACGCATGGACCGCGTGGACAGTCGCGATGGCAACATCATCATTCTGGACTACAAGACGGGCAAGGTACACCGCCCGCATCTTGCGGTATGGGATGATGAAGACCTCTGGAAACGCCTGCGCAATTGGCAGGGCGCAGATGACGACACACTGGAGCGGCTGGCGCAGGCCATGCCTAGCGTCCAGCTGCCTGCGTACCTCCACGTCTATTCCCGCACAGGCATGTCCGGCACCTCCCTGCCCGGTATCGACCAATCCGGTATCACCCAATCCGGCAACGTTTCCTCAGGCATCCAAACCGGTTCCGGCGACCCTGTGCACGATGCGGGCTGGGTAGAACTGCGCAACGAAGGGAAAGAACTCTTCCTCCTCGGCACCCAGATGGATGACGACACCCGCGAAACCATCATCCACACCCGCATCCCGCAGCTTATGGAATTTCTGTTCCGCCACATGGAACAGGCCCCTGTCTACCGTCCCATCCGCGGAAAGCATTGCCAGTGGTGCGCTTGCGCAAATTGCTGTTCTGTGTAA